Within Fusobacterium gonidiaformans ATCC 25563, the genomic segment ATGAAAGTTATGGAATTGTGTACAGAGATTTTCCGGGTGATCCGGGTAAAGAAGATGTATGGTTACAGCTAGATGAATTTTTAAGAAAAAAATTCTTCTTCAAAAATAAGAAGTATTTAACGATTGCTGCTTGTTTAATTGACTCAGGAGGACATCATACAGGAAGCGTATATAAGTATGTTTATAAAAAAGAAAAACGTGGAATTTATGCAATCAAAGGGCAAGGAAGTTGGGGAACGAATATATTGAATGGATTCCGTAAAACCACAAAGAAAGGAGTTCCATCCATAAACTTATTGAGCCTTGGAGTGAATGCTTTAAAAGATTTGACATATTCCAGATTATCTATTTTGCAAGGCTCCGGGAAATGTCATTTTCCAAAATCATCGACACAAGGATATGGATTAGATTACTTCAAAGGATTGACAGCGGAAGTGAAAGTGAAGAAGTCTACTCCAAAGGGAATGAAAATAGCATGGGAAATATTAGATGGTAGACGGAATGAGCCATTGGATTTAAGAAACTATGCGACTGCAGGAATTGAATTGATTCCTATTGACTTACATGACAAAAAATATAAGCGAAAAGGAGAAAAAGCATGATATTTACAGAAGAACAATGCAAAGAACACTTAAATGCTTGGTTAGCCGCTGATTTAGCTGTTTCGAAAGGACAAAGTTATACAATTGGGAACAGAGTGTTAACAAGAGTAAATTCTAGCGAAATAAACAAAAATATAAAGCTATGGGCGGACAGATTAGCACAAGCACAGCGAAAAAGTAAAGGACCGAGAACATATCAAATTATTCCGAGATAGGAGGAAGCTATGAATGTAATAGATTGGACAGTGGGATTTTTGAATCCAAAGGCTGGACTCGCAAGAATAAAGAATCGAAAGGCATACAATCTTGCAAAGATAGAGAATGGTTATTCTAACAAAGATGATCCTGTTTTACAAAATTGGTTGGTTTCTTCGGAGGGACCGGATACAGATATTTTGATTGGTTTAGATGACTTAAGAGCGAAGTCAAGAAATTTGTACATGAATAATGATTTAGCAGGAGCAGCACTCAAAAAAATGAGGACAAAGACAGTTGGAAGCGGGTTGTTGCCAAAGCCGACTATAAATTACACATACTTGGGAATTGATAGAGAGGAAGCAAAGAAATTAGAAAGAATTATAAAAAATAAATTCAATGCTTGGGCTCTATCTACGAATTCAGATGCAGCGAGAATGTTTACTTTTTATGAGCTACAGTCGTTATTACAGTTAAGTTGGGTTATGAATGGAGATGCCTTTGCAATCCCTTTAAGAAAAACTAGAAAAGGAATAAACATTGAGTTGTGTATCCAGTTATT encodes:
- a CDS encoding DUF6148 family protein, encoding MIFTEEQCKEHLNAWLAADLAVSKGQSYTIGNRVLTRVNSSEINKNIKLWADRLAQAQRKSKGPRTYQIIPR